In Daucus carota subsp. sativus chromosome 4, DH1 v3.0, whole genome shotgun sequence, one DNA window encodes the following:
- the LOC108217418 gene encoding glycine-rich cell wall structural protein 1.8-like has product MEGQRVSHLRLLILLFAMALTISVSCSADNRDFTSLTRPGDAAKRNKSGYNNAVMNNKRNYDGGGGGGSGIGGGGGWGWGGGGGGWWGWGCRRQEKYNDRGSVKKGNYGDHNGKVHKNERGEYIMGEYAQCMGRGRCRWRRLDCPLHCGGACFYDCKHMCKAHCRR; this is encoded by the coding sequence ATGGAAGGACAGAGAGTGAGTCACTTGAGGCTGCTCATTCTTTTGTTTGCTATGGCGTTGACAATTAGTGTCAGTTGTAGTGCTGACAACAGAGATTTTACTTCTCTAACTCGTCCAGGGGATGCtgcaaaaagaaacaaaagtgGTTATAACAATGCTGTGATGAACAACAAGAGAAACTacgatggaggtggtggtggtggtagcGGAATTGGAGGTGGTGGAGGGTGGGGATGGGGAGGAGGGGGAGGCGGGTGGTGGGGGTGGGGATGCAGGAGGCAGGAAAAATATAATGACAGAGGGAGTGTCAAAAAGGGAAACTATGGTGATCATAATGGTAAAGTGCACAAGAATGAGAGGGGTGAGTATATAATGGGAGAGTATGCACAATGCATGGGGAGGGGAAGATGCAGATGGAGGAGATTGGACTGCCCTCTTCACTGTGGGGGTGCTTGTTTCTATGACTGTAAACATATGTGCAAGGCACACTGTCGTCGCTAG
- the LOC108216023 gene encoding sufE-like protein 1, chloroplastic/mitochondrial has protein sequence MAVSTSFRVFSTRFPQPILHPTKTPVFQTLFLSTIPPQTPTKISFFRSISIQKVPTTPHASSSSTPSASVNLQPISDLPPKLQEIVKLFQSVQEPKAKYEQLLFYGRNLKPLDARFKISDNKVQGCVSQVWVRAYFDDDKNVVFEADSDSVLTKGLAALLVQGLSGEPVEEIVRVSPDFAVLLGLQQSLTPSRNNGFLNMLKLMQKKALNLFIEAEKSGSNEMVVESLSLGSSTDKDGDLFVGDGVEVDGGDSGSSSDNVIALGSRGERIREKLERELEPVELKVEDISYQHAGHAGVRGSDGETHFNVRVVSKEFEGKSLVKRHRLIYGLLQDELQSGLHALSIEAKTPTEVGSS, from the coding sequence atGGCAGTCTCAACCTCATTCCGAGTATTTTCCACAAGGTTCCCACAACCTATTCTCCACCCAACTAAAACCCCTGTTTTTCAAACCCTATTTCTCAGTACAATTCCTCCACAAACCCCCACAAAAATCTCATTTTTCAGGTCAATTTCAATCCAAAAAGTGCCCACAACTCCTCACGCATCATCATCTTCAACCCCTTCAGCTTCAGTTAATCTCCAGCCCATTTCTGATCTTCCCCCAAAGCTTCAAGAAATTGTCAAGCTTTTTCAATCAGTTCAAGAACCCAAGGCTAAATATGAGCAGTTGTTGTTTTATGGTCGGAATTTGAAACCCCTTGATGCAAGATTCAAGATTTCTGATAATAAAGTTCAGGGTTGTGTTTCCCAGGTCTGGGTCAGGGCTTATTTTGATGACGATAAAAATGTGGTCTTTGAAGCTGATTCTGATTCTGTGCTGACCAAGGGCTTAGCGGCATTGCTTGTTCAGGGTCTTTCGGGGGAGCCTGTTGAGGAGATTGTCCGGGTTTCACCTGATTTTGCTGTGCTTCTTGGGTTGCAACAGAGTTTGACTCCTTCTAGGAATAATGGGTTTTTGAATATGTTGAAGTTGATGCAAAAGAAGGCTTTAAATTTATTCATTGAAGCTGAGAAAAGTGGGAGTAATGAGATGGTGGTGGAAAGTTTGAGTTTGGGTTCGAGTACTGATAAGGACGGTGATTTGTTTGTGGGAGATGGTGTGGAAGTCGATGGTGGTGATTCGGGCTCGAGTTCTGATAATGTGATTGCTTTGGGGAGTAGAGGAGAGAGGATCAGGGAGAAATTGGAGAGAGAGCTTGAGCCTGTTGAATTGAAAGTGGAAGATATATCTTATCAGCATGCTGGACATGCTGGGGTGAGAGGCAGTGATGGAGAGACGCATTTTAATGTGAGAGTGGTTTCAAAGGAGTTTGAAGGAAAGAGTTTAGTTAAAAGGCATAGGCTTATCTATGGGCTATTGCAAGATGAACTGCAGAGTGGACTTCATGCATTGTCAATTGAAGCGAAAACACCGACTGAAGTTGGAAGCAGCTAA